In Phocoena phocoena chromosome 19, mPhoPho1.1, whole genome shotgun sequence, a genomic segment contains:
- the ERBB2 gene encoding receptor tyrosine-protein kinase erbB-2 isoform X3: MELAAWCRWGLLLALLPPGAAGTQVCTGTDMKLRLPASPETQLDMLRHLYRGCQVVQGNLELTYLPANASLSFLQEIQEVQGYVLIARNQVSQVPLQRLRIVRGTQLFEDSYALAVLDNGGLLESATPAARAAPGGLQELQLRSLTEILKGGVSIQRNPQLCHQDTIVWKDIFHRNNQLALLLIDTNRSRACPPCSPACKAPHCWGESSEDCQSLTRTVCASGCARCKGPQPTDCCHEQCAAGCTGPKHSDCLACLHFNHSGICELHCPALVTYNTDTFESMPNPEGRYTFGASCVTTCPYNYLSTDVGSCTLVCPLNNQEVTAEDGTQRCEKCSKPCARVCYGLGMEHLREVRAVTSANIQEFAGCKKIFGSLAFLPESFEGDRASNTAPIQPEQLRVFESLEEITGYLYISAWPDSLPDLHVFQNLRVIRGRVLHDGAYSLTLQGLGIRWLGLRSLRELGSGLALIHRNARLCFVHTVPWDQLFRNPHQALLHSANRPEVECVGEGLACYPLCAHGHCWGPGPTQCVNCSQFLRGQQCVEECRVLQGLPREYVKDRYCLPCHPECQPQNGSVTCFGSEADQCVACTHYKDPPFCVARCPSGVKPDLSFMPIWKFPDEEGMCQPCPINCTHSCVDLDDKGCPAEQRASPVTSIIAAVVGILLVVVVGLVFGILVKRRRQKIRKYTMRRLLQETELVEPLTPSGAVPNQAQMRILKETELRKVKVLGSGAFGTVYKGIWIPDGENVKIPVAIKVLRENTSPKANKEILDEAYVMAGVGSPYVSRLLGICLTSTVQLVTQLMPYGCLLDHVREHRGRLGSQDLLNWCVQIAKGMSYLEDVRLVHRDLAARNVLVKSPNHVKITDFGLARLLDIDETEYHADGGKVPIKWMALESILRRRFTHQSDVWSYGVTVWELMTFGAKPYDGIPAREIPDLLEKGERLPQPPICTIDVYMIMVKCWMIDSECRPRFRELVAEFSRMARDPQRFVVIQNEDLGPTSPLDSTFYRSLLEDDDMGDLVDAEEYLVPQQGFFCPDPAPGSGGTAHRRHRSTSTRSGGGELTLGLEPSEEEPPRSPLAPSEGAGSDVFDGDLGMGAAKGLQNLPQHDSSPLQRYSEDPTVPLPPETDGYVAPLTCSPQPEYVNQPEVRPQPPSPLEGPRPPPRPAGSTLERPKTLSPGKNGVVKDIFAFGAAVENPEYLAPRGRAAPQSHSSPAFSPAFDNLYYWDQDPSDRGSPPSTFEGTPTAENPEYLGLDMPV, translated from the exons ATGGAGCTGGCGGCCTGGTGCCGCTGGGGGCTCCTCCTGGCCCTCCTGCCCCCCGGAGCCGCGGGCACCCAag TGTGCACTGGCACAGACATGAAGCTGCGGCTGCCGGCCAGTCCCGAGACCCAACTGGACATGCTCCGCCACCTCTACCGGGGCTGTCAGGTGGTGCAGGGTAACCTGGAGCTCACCTACCTGCCTGCTAATGCCAGCCTCTCCTTCCTGCAG GAGATCCAGGAGGTGCAGGGCTACGTGCTCATCGCTCGCAACCAAGTGAGTCAGGTCCCCCTGCAGAGGCTGCGGATTGTGCGAGGCACCCAGCTGTTTGAGGACAGCTACGCCCTGGCCGTGCTGGACAACGGAGGCCTTCTGGAAAGTGCCACCCCTGCTGCACGCGCTGCTCCGGGAGGGCTGCAGGAGCTGCAGCTGCGAAGCCTCACAG AGATCCTGAAGGGAGGGGTCTCGATCCAGCGGaacccccagctctgccaccaggACACGATTGTGTGGAAGGACATCTTCCACAGGAACAACCAGCTGGCCCTCCTGCTGATAGACACCAACCGCTCACGGGCCT GCCCACCCTGTTCTCCAGCTTGTAAAGCTCCCCACTGCTGGGGAGAAAGTTCCGAGGACTGTCAGAGCT TGACGCGAACTGTCTGTGCCAGCGGCTGTGCCCGCTGTAAGGGCCCGCAGCCCACCGACTGCTGCCACGAGCAATGTGCTGCTGGCTGCACGGGCCCCAAGCACTCTGACTGTCTG GCCTGCCTCCACTTCAACCACAGTGGCATCTGTGAGCTGCATTGCCCAGCTCTGGTCACCTACAACACGGACACCTTCGAGTCCATGCCCAACCCCGAGGGCCGTTATACCTTCGGCGCCAGCTGCGTGACCACCTGTCCTT ACAACTACCTGTCCACGGACGTGGGATCCTGCACCCTGGTTTGTCCCCTGAACAACCAAGAGGTGACAGCTGAGGATGGAACCCAGCGGTGTGAGAAATGCAGCAAGCCCTGTGCCCGAG tGTGCTATGGTCTGGGCATGGAACACCTGCGGGAGGTGAGGGCGGTCACCAGTGCCAACATCCAGGAGTTTGCTGGCTGCAAGAAGATCTTTGGGAGCCTGGCGTTTCTGCCGGAGAGCTTTGAGGG GGACCGAGCCTCCAACACTGCCCCCATACAGCCTGAGCAGCTCAGAGTATTTGAGTCTCTGGAGGAGATCACAG GTTACCTGTACATCTCAGCGTGGCCAGACAGCCTGCCGGACCTCCACGTCTTCCAGAATCTGCGAGTAATCCGGGGACGAGTTCTACATGA TGGTGCCTACTCGCTGACCCTGCAAGGGCTGGGCATCCGCTGGCTGGGGCTGCGCTCGCTGCGGGAACTGGGCAGTGGGCTGGCCCTCATCCACCGCAACGCCCGCCTCTGCTTTGTACACACGGTGCCCTGGGACCAGCTCTTCCGGAACCCCCACCAGGCCCTGCTCCACAGTGCCAACCGGCCAGAGGTCGAGTGCG TGGGCGAGGGCCTGGCCTGCTACCCGCTGTGTGCCCACGGGCACTGCTGGGGTCCAGGGCCCACCCAGTGCGTCAACTGCAGCCAGTTCCTTCGGGGCCAGCAGTGCGTGGAAGAATGCCGAGTACTGCAGGG GCTCCCCCGGGAGTACGTGAAGGACAGGTACTGTCTTCCGTGCCACCCCGAGTGTCAGCCCCAGAATGGCTCAGTGACCTGCTTTGGCTCG gaggctgACCAGTGTGTGGCTTGCACCCACTACAAGGATCCTCCCTTCTGCGTGGCTCGCTGCCCCAGTGGTGTGAAGCCTGACCTCTCCTTCATGCCCATCTGGAAGTTCCCAGATGAGGAGGGCATGTGCCAGCCATGCCCCATCAACTGCACCCACTC CTGTGTGGACCTGGATGACAAGGGCTGCCCCGCTGAGCAGAGAGCCAG ccctgtgaCGTCCATCATTGCCGCTGTGGTGGGCATTCTGCTGGTCGTCGTCGTGGGGCTGGTCTTCGGCATCCTCGTCAAGCGGCGGCGGCAGAAGATCCGGAAGTACACGATGCGGAGGCTGCTGCAGGAGACAGAG CTGGTGGAGCCCCTGACACCGAGCGGAGCCGTGCCAAATCAGGCTCAGATGCGGATCCTGAAAGAGACAGAGCTGAGGAAGGTGAAGGTGCTTGGATCCGGAGCTTTTGGTACCGTCTACAAG gGCATCTGGATCCCCGATGGGGAAAATGTGAAAATCCCAGTGGCCATCAAAGTGTTGAGGGAAAACACATCCCCCAAAGCCAACAAAGAAATCTTGGAC GAAGCATATGTGATGGCTGGTGTAGGGTCCCCATACGTGTCTCGCCTTCTGGGCATCTGCCTGACATCCACGGTGCAGCTGGTGACACAGCTTATGCCCTATGGCTGCCTCCTAGACCACGTCCGGGAGCACCGCGGGCGCCTGGGCTCCCAGGACCTGCTGAACTGGTGTGTGCAGATTGCCAAG GGGATGAGCTACTTGGAGGATGTGCGGCTCGTGCACAGGGACCTGGCTGCCCGGAATGTGCTGGTCAAGAGTCCCAACCACGTCAAGATCACAGACTTTGGGCTGGCTCGGCTGCTGGACATTGATGAGACAGAGTACCACGCGGATGGGGGCAAG GTGCCCATCAAGTGGATGGCGTTGGAGTCCATTCTCCGCCGGCGGTTCACCCACCAGAGTGATGTGTGGAGCTATG GTGTGACTGTGTGGGAGCTGATGACTTTTGGGGCCAAACCTTACGATGGGATCCCAGCCCGGGAGATCCCTGACCTCCTGGAGAAGGGGGAACGGCTGCCCCAGCCCCCCATCTGCACCATTGATGTCTACATGATCATGGTCAAAT gtTGGATGATTGACTCTGAATGTCGGCCAAGGTTCCGGGAGTTGGTGGCCGAATTCTCCCGCATGGCCAGGGACCCCCAGCGCTTTGTGGTCATCCAG aaTGAAGACTTGGGCCCTACCAGCCCCTTGGACAGCACCTTCTACCGCTCACTGCTGGAGGATGATGACATGGGGGACCTGGTGGATGCTGAGGAGTACCTGGTACCCCAGCAAGGCTTCTTCTGCCCAGACCCTGCCCCGGGCTCTGGGGGCACAGCCCACCGCAGGCACCGCAGCACATCCACCAGG AGTGGCGGTGGTGAGCTGACACTGGGTCTGGAGCCCTCGGAGGAGGAGCCCCCCAGGTCTCCACTGGCACCTTCTGAAGGGGCTGGCTCTGATGTGTTTGACGGTGACTTGGGAATGGGGGCAGCCAAGGGGCTGCAGAACCTCCCCCAACATGACTCCAGCCCTCTACAGCGGTACAGCGAGGACCCCACAGTACCGCTTCCTCCCGAGACCGATGGCTACGTTGCCCCCCTGAcctgcagcccccagcccg AATACGTGAACCAGCCAGAGGTTCGGCCACAGCCCCCCTCACCCCTAGAGGGTCCTCGGCCTCCTCCTCGACCTGCCGGTTCCACTCTGGAAAGGCCCAAGACTCTCTCCCCTGGGAAGAATGGGGTTGTCAAAGACATTTTTGCCTTTGGGGCTGCCGTGGAGAACCCCGAGTACTTGGCACCCCGGGGCAGGGCTGCCCCTCAGTCCCACTCTTCTCCGGCCTTCAGCCCAGCCTTTGACAACCTCTATTACTGGGACCAGGACCCATCAGACCGGGGCTCTCCACCCAGCACCTTTGAAGGGACCCCTACGGCAGAGAACCCTGAGTACCTGGGTCTGGACATGCCAGTATGA
- the ERBB2 gene encoding receptor tyrosine-protein kinase erbB-2 isoform X5: MELAAWCRWGLLLALLPPGAAGTQVCTGTDMKLRLPASPETQLDMLRHLYRGCQVVQGNLELTYLPANASLSFLQEVQGYVLIARNQVSQVPLQRLRIVRGTQLFEDSYALAVLDNGGLLESATPAARAAPGGLQELQLRSLTEILKGGVSIQRNPQLCHQDTIVWKDIFHRNNQLALLLIDTNRSRACPPCSPACKAPHCWGESSEDCQSLTRTVCASGCARCKGPQPTDCCHEQCAAGCTGPKHSDCLACLHFNHSGICELHCPALVTYNTDTFESMPNPEGRYTFGASCVTTCPYNYLSTDVGSCTLVCPLNNQEVTAEDGTQRCEKCSKPCARVCYGLGMEHLREVRAVTSANIQEFAGCKKIFGSLAFLPESFEGDRASNTAPIQPEQLRVFESLEEITGYLYISAWPDSLPDLHVFQNLRVIRGRVLHDGAYSLTLQGLGIRWLGLRSLRELGSGLALIHRNARLCFVHTVPWDQLFRNPHQALLHSANRPEVECVGEGLACYPLCAHGHCWGPGPTQCVNCSQFLRGQQCVEECRVLQGLPREYVKDRYCLPCHPECQPQNGSVTCFGSEADQCVACTHYKDPPFCVARCPSGVKPDLSFMPIWKFPDEEGMCQPCPINCTHSCVDLDDKGCPAEQRASPVTSIIAAVVGILLVVVVGLVFGILVKRRRQKIRKYTMRRLLQETELVEPLTPSGAVPNQAQMRILKETELRKVKVLGSGAFGTVYKGIWIPDGENVKIPVAIKVLRENTSPKANKEILDEAYVMAGVGSPYVSRLLGICLTSTVQLVTQLMPYGCLLDHVREHRGRLGSQDLLNWCVQIAKGMSYLEDVRLVHRDLAARNVLVKSPNHVKITDFGLARLLDIDETEYHADGGKVPIKWMALESILRRRFTHQSDVWSYGVTVWELMTFGAKPYDGIPAREIPDLLEKGERLPQPPICTIDVYMIMVKCWMIDSECRPRFRELVAEFSRMARDPQRFVVIQNEDLGPTSPLDSTFYRSLLEDDDMGDLVDAEEYLVPQQGFFCPDPAPGSGGTAHRRHRSTSTRSGGGELTLGLEPSEEEPPRSPLAPSEGAGSDVFDGDLGMGAAKGLQNLPQHDSSPLQRYSEDPTVPLPPETDGYVAPLTCSPQPEYVNQPEVRPQPPSPLEGPRPPPRPAGSTLERPKTLSPGKNGVVKDIFAFGAAVENPEYLAPRGRAAPQSHSSPAFSPAFDNLYYWDQDPSDRGSPPSTFEGTPTAENPEYLGLDMPV, translated from the exons ATGGAGCTGGCGGCCTGGTGCCGCTGGGGGCTCCTCCTGGCCCTCCTGCCCCCCGGAGCCGCGGGCACCCAag TGTGCACTGGCACAGACATGAAGCTGCGGCTGCCGGCCAGTCCCGAGACCCAACTGGACATGCTCCGCCACCTCTACCGGGGCTGTCAGGTGGTGCAGGGTAACCTGGAGCTCACCTACCTGCCTGCTAATGCCAGCCTCTCCTTCCTGCAG GAGGTGCAGGGCTACGTGCTCATCGCTCGCAACCAAGTGAGTCAGGTCCCCCTGCAGAGGCTGCGGATTGTGCGAGGCACCCAGCTGTTTGAGGACAGCTACGCCCTGGCCGTGCTGGACAACGGAGGCCTTCTGGAAAGTGCCACCCCTGCTGCACGCGCTGCTCCGGGAGGGCTGCAGGAGCTGCAGCTGCGAAGCCTCACAG AGATCCTGAAGGGAGGGGTCTCGATCCAGCGGaacccccagctctgccaccaggACACGATTGTGTGGAAGGACATCTTCCACAGGAACAACCAGCTGGCCCTCCTGCTGATAGACACCAACCGCTCACGGGCCT GCCCACCCTGTTCTCCAGCTTGTAAAGCTCCCCACTGCTGGGGAGAAAGTTCCGAGGACTGTCAGAGCT TGACGCGAACTGTCTGTGCCAGCGGCTGTGCCCGCTGTAAGGGCCCGCAGCCCACCGACTGCTGCCACGAGCAATGTGCTGCTGGCTGCACGGGCCCCAAGCACTCTGACTGTCTG GCCTGCCTCCACTTCAACCACAGTGGCATCTGTGAGCTGCATTGCCCAGCTCTGGTCACCTACAACACGGACACCTTCGAGTCCATGCCCAACCCCGAGGGCCGTTATACCTTCGGCGCCAGCTGCGTGACCACCTGTCCTT ACAACTACCTGTCCACGGACGTGGGATCCTGCACCCTGGTTTGTCCCCTGAACAACCAAGAGGTGACAGCTGAGGATGGAACCCAGCGGTGTGAGAAATGCAGCAAGCCCTGTGCCCGAG tGTGCTATGGTCTGGGCATGGAACACCTGCGGGAGGTGAGGGCGGTCACCAGTGCCAACATCCAGGAGTTTGCTGGCTGCAAGAAGATCTTTGGGAGCCTGGCGTTTCTGCCGGAGAGCTTTGAGGG GGACCGAGCCTCCAACACTGCCCCCATACAGCCTGAGCAGCTCAGAGTATTTGAGTCTCTGGAGGAGATCACAG GTTACCTGTACATCTCAGCGTGGCCAGACAGCCTGCCGGACCTCCACGTCTTCCAGAATCTGCGAGTAATCCGGGGACGAGTTCTACATGA TGGTGCCTACTCGCTGACCCTGCAAGGGCTGGGCATCCGCTGGCTGGGGCTGCGCTCGCTGCGGGAACTGGGCAGTGGGCTGGCCCTCATCCACCGCAACGCCCGCCTCTGCTTTGTACACACGGTGCCCTGGGACCAGCTCTTCCGGAACCCCCACCAGGCCCTGCTCCACAGTGCCAACCGGCCAGAGGTCGAGTGCG TGGGCGAGGGCCTGGCCTGCTACCCGCTGTGTGCCCACGGGCACTGCTGGGGTCCAGGGCCCACCCAGTGCGTCAACTGCAGCCAGTTCCTTCGGGGCCAGCAGTGCGTGGAAGAATGCCGAGTACTGCAGGG GCTCCCCCGGGAGTACGTGAAGGACAGGTACTGTCTTCCGTGCCACCCCGAGTGTCAGCCCCAGAATGGCTCAGTGACCTGCTTTGGCTCG gaggctgACCAGTGTGTGGCTTGCACCCACTACAAGGATCCTCCCTTCTGCGTGGCTCGCTGCCCCAGTGGTGTGAAGCCTGACCTCTCCTTCATGCCCATCTGGAAGTTCCCAGATGAGGAGGGCATGTGCCAGCCATGCCCCATCAACTGCACCCACTC CTGTGTGGACCTGGATGACAAGGGCTGCCCCGCTGAGCAGAGAGCCAG ccctgtgaCGTCCATCATTGCCGCTGTGGTGGGCATTCTGCTGGTCGTCGTCGTGGGGCTGGTCTTCGGCATCCTCGTCAAGCGGCGGCGGCAGAAGATCCGGAAGTACACGATGCGGAGGCTGCTGCAGGAGACAGAG CTGGTGGAGCCCCTGACACCGAGCGGAGCCGTGCCAAATCAGGCTCAGATGCGGATCCTGAAAGAGACAGAGCTGAGGAAGGTGAAGGTGCTTGGATCCGGAGCTTTTGGTACCGTCTACAAG gGCATCTGGATCCCCGATGGGGAAAATGTGAAAATCCCAGTGGCCATCAAAGTGTTGAGGGAAAACACATCCCCCAAAGCCAACAAAGAAATCTTGGAC GAAGCATATGTGATGGCTGGTGTAGGGTCCCCATACGTGTCTCGCCTTCTGGGCATCTGCCTGACATCCACGGTGCAGCTGGTGACACAGCTTATGCCCTATGGCTGCCTCCTAGACCACGTCCGGGAGCACCGCGGGCGCCTGGGCTCCCAGGACCTGCTGAACTGGTGTGTGCAGATTGCCAAG GGGATGAGCTACTTGGAGGATGTGCGGCTCGTGCACAGGGACCTGGCTGCCCGGAATGTGCTGGTCAAGAGTCCCAACCACGTCAAGATCACAGACTTTGGGCTGGCTCGGCTGCTGGACATTGATGAGACAGAGTACCACGCGGATGGGGGCAAG GTGCCCATCAAGTGGATGGCGTTGGAGTCCATTCTCCGCCGGCGGTTCACCCACCAGAGTGATGTGTGGAGCTATG GTGTGACTGTGTGGGAGCTGATGACTTTTGGGGCCAAACCTTACGATGGGATCCCAGCCCGGGAGATCCCTGACCTCCTGGAGAAGGGGGAACGGCTGCCCCAGCCCCCCATCTGCACCATTGATGTCTACATGATCATGGTCAAAT gtTGGATGATTGACTCTGAATGTCGGCCAAGGTTCCGGGAGTTGGTGGCCGAATTCTCCCGCATGGCCAGGGACCCCCAGCGCTTTGTGGTCATCCAG aaTGAAGACTTGGGCCCTACCAGCCCCTTGGACAGCACCTTCTACCGCTCACTGCTGGAGGATGATGACATGGGGGACCTGGTGGATGCTGAGGAGTACCTGGTACCCCAGCAAGGCTTCTTCTGCCCAGACCCTGCCCCGGGCTCTGGGGGCACAGCCCACCGCAGGCACCGCAGCACATCCACCAGG AGTGGCGGTGGTGAGCTGACACTGGGTCTGGAGCCCTCGGAGGAGGAGCCCCCCAGGTCTCCACTGGCACCTTCTGAAGGGGCTGGCTCTGATGTGTTTGACGGTGACTTGGGAATGGGGGCAGCCAAGGGGCTGCAGAACCTCCCCCAACATGACTCCAGCCCTCTACAGCGGTACAGCGAGGACCCCACAGTACCGCTTCCTCCCGAGACCGATGGCTACGTTGCCCCCCTGAcctgcagcccccagcccg AATACGTGAACCAGCCAGAGGTTCGGCCACAGCCCCCCTCACCCCTAGAGGGTCCTCGGCCTCCTCCTCGACCTGCCGGTTCCACTCTGGAAAGGCCCAAGACTCTCTCCCCTGGGAAGAATGGGGTTGTCAAAGACATTTTTGCCTTTGGGGCTGCCGTGGAGAACCCCGAGTACTTGGCACCCCGGGGCAGGGCTGCCCCTCAGTCCCACTCTTCTCCGGCCTTCAGCCCAGCCTTTGACAACCTCTATTACTGGGACCAGGACCCATCAGACCGGGGCTCTCCACCCAGCACCTTTGAAGGGACCCCTACGGCAGAGAACCCTGAGTACCTGGGTCTGGACATGCCAGTATGA
- the ERBB2 gene encoding receptor tyrosine-protein kinase erbB-2 isoform X13 yields MELAAWCRWGLLLALLPPGAAGTQVCTGTDMKLRLPASPETQLDMLRHLYRGCQVVQGNLELTYLPANASLSFLQEIQEVQGYVLIARNQVSQVPLQRLRIVRGTQLFEDSYALAVLDNGGLLESATPAARAAPGGLQELQLRSLTESSEDCQSLTRTVCASGCARCKGPQPTDCCHEQCAAGCTGPKHSDCLACLHFNHSGICELHCPALVTYNTDTFESMPNPEGRYTFGASCVTTCPYNYLSTDVGSCTLVCPLNNQEVTAEDGTQRCEKCSKPCARVCYGLGMEHLREVRAVTSANIQEFAGCKKIFGSLAFLPESFEGDRASNTAPIQPEQLRVFESLEEITGYLYISAWPDSLPDLHVFQNLRVIRGRVLHDGAYSLTLQGLGIRWLGLRSLRELGSGLALIHRNARLCFVHTVPWDQLFRNPHQALLHSANRPEVECVGEGLACYPLCAHGHCWGPGPTQCVNCSQFLRGQQCVEECRVLQGLPREYVKDRYCLPCHPECQPQNGSVTCFGSEADQCVACTHYKDPPFCVARCPSGVKPDLSFMPIWKFPDEEGMCQPCPINCTHSCVDLDDKGCPAEQRASPVTSIIAAVVGILLVVVVGLVFGILVKRRRQKIRKYTMRRLLQETELVEPLTPSGAVPNQAQMRILKETELRKVKVLGSGAFGTVYKGIWIPDGENVKIPVAIKVLRENTSPKANKEILDEAYVMAGVGSPYVSRLLGICLTSTVQLVTQLMPYGCLLDHVREHRGRLGSQDLLNWCVQIAKGMSYLEDVRLVHRDLAARNVLVKSPNHVKITDFGLARLLDIDETEYHADGGKVPIKWMALESILRRRFTHQSDVWSYGVTVWELMTFGAKPYDGIPAREIPDLLEKGERLPQPPICTIDVYMIMVKCWMIDSECRPRFRELVAEFSRMARDPQRFVVIQNEDLGPTSPLDSTFYRSLLEDDDMGDLVDAEEYLVPQQGFFCPDPAPGSGGTAHRRHRSTSTRSGGGELTLGLEPSEEEPPRSPLAPSEGAGSDVFDGDLGMGAAKGLQNLPQHDSSPLQRYSEDPTVPLPPETDGYVAPLTCSPQPEYVNQPEVRPQPPSPLEGPRPPPRPAGSTLERPKTLSPGKNGVVKDIFAFGAAVENPEYLAPRGRAAPQSHSSPAFSPAFDNLYYWDQDPSDRGSPPSTFEGTPTAENPEYLGLDMPV; encoded by the exons ATGGAGCTGGCGGCCTGGTGCCGCTGGGGGCTCCTCCTGGCCCTCCTGCCCCCCGGAGCCGCGGGCACCCAag TGTGCACTGGCACAGACATGAAGCTGCGGCTGCCGGCCAGTCCCGAGACCCAACTGGACATGCTCCGCCACCTCTACCGGGGCTGTCAGGTGGTGCAGGGTAACCTGGAGCTCACCTACCTGCCTGCTAATGCCAGCCTCTCCTTCCTGCAG GAGATCCAGGAGGTGCAGGGCTACGTGCTCATCGCTCGCAACCAAGTGAGTCAGGTCCCCCTGCAGAGGCTGCGGATTGTGCGAGGCACCCAGCTGTTTGAGGACAGCTACGCCCTGGCCGTGCTGGACAACGGAGGCCTTCTGGAAAGTGCCACCCCTGCTGCACGCGCTGCTCCGGGAGGGCTGCAGGAGCTGCAGCTGCGAAGCCTCACAG AAAGTTCCGAGGACTGTCAGAGCT TGACGCGAACTGTCTGTGCCAGCGGCTGTGCCCGCTGTAAGGGCCCGCAGCCCACCGACTGCTGCCACGAGCAATGTGCTGCTGGCTGCACGGGCCCCAAGCACTCTGACTGTCTG GCCTGCCTCCACTTCAACCACAGTGGCATCTGTGAGCTGCATTGCCCAGCTCTGGTCACCTACAACACGGACACCTTCGAGTCCATGCCCAACCCCGAGGGCCGTTATACCTTCGGCGCCAGCTGCGTGACCACCTGTCCTT ACAACTACCTGTCCACGGACGTGGGATCCTGCACCCTGGTTTGTCCCCTGAACAACCAAGAGGTGACAGCTGAGGATGGAACCCAGCGGTGTGAGAAATGCAGCAAGCCCTGTGCCCGAG tGTGCTATGGTCTGGGCATGGAACACCTGCGGGAGGTGAGGGCGGTCACCAGTGCCAACATCCAGGAGTTTGCTGGCTGCAAGAAGATCTTTGGGAGCCTGGCGTTTCTGCCGGAGAGCTTTGAGGG GGACCGAGCCTCCAACACTGCCCCCATACAGCCTGAGCAGCTCAGAGTATTTGAGTCTCTGGAGGAGATCACAG GTTACCTGTACATCTCAGCGTGGCCAGACAGCCTGCCGGACCTCCACGTCTTCCAGAATCTGCGAGTAATCCGGGGACGAGTTCTACATGA TGGTGCCTACTCGCTGACCCTGCAAGGGCTGGGCATCCGCTGGCTGGGGCTGCGCTCGCTGCGGGAACTGGGCAGTGGGCTGGCCCTCATCCACCGCAACGCCCGCCTCTGCTTTGTACACACGGTGCCCTGGGACCAGCTCTTCCGGAACCCCCACCAGGCCCTGCTCCACAGTGCCAACCGGCCAGAGGTCGAGTGCG TGGGCGAGGGCCTGGCCTGCTACCCGCTGTGTGCCCACGGGCACTGCTGGGGTCCAGGGCCCACCCAGTGCGTCAACTGCAGCCAGTTCCTTCGGGGCCAGCAGTGCGTGGAAGAATGCCGAGTACTGCAGGG GCTCCCCCGGGAGTACGTGAAGGACAGGTACTGTCTTCCGTGCCACCCCGAGTGTCAGCCCCAGAATGGCTCAGTGACCTGCTTTGGCTCG gaggctgACCAGTGTGTGGCTTGCACCCACTACAAGGATCCTCCCTTCTGCGTGGCTCGCTGCCCCAGTGGTGTGAAGCCTGACCTCTCCTTCATGCCCATCTGGAAGTTCCCAGATGAGGAGGGCATGTGCCAGCCATGCCCCATCAACTGCACCCACTC CTGTGTGGACCTGGATGACAAGGGCTGCCCCGCTGAGCAGAGAGCCAG ccctgtgaCGTCCATCATTGCCGCTGTGGTGGGCATTCTGCTGGTCGTCGTCGTGGGGCTGGTCTTCGGCATCCTCGTCAAGCGGCGGCGGCAGAAGATCCGGAAGTACACGATGCGGAGGCTGCTGCAGGAGACAGAG CTGGTGGAGCCCCTGACACCGAGCGGAGCCGTGCCAAATCAGGCTCAGATGCGGATCCTGAAAGAGACAGAGCTGAGGAAGGTGAAGGTGCTTGGATCCGGAGCTTTTGGTACCGTCTACAAG gGCATCTGGATCCCCGATGGGGAAAATGTGAAAATCCCAGTGGCCATCAAAGTGTTGAGGGAAAACACATCCCCCAAAGCCAACAAAGAAATCTTGGAC GAAGCATATGTGATGGCTGGTGTAGGGTCCCCATACGTGTCTCGCCTTCTGGGCATCTGCCTGACATCCACGGTGCAGCTGGTGACACAGCTTATGCCCTATGGCTGCCTCCTAGACCACGTCCGGGAGCACCGCGGGCGCCTGGGCTCCCAGGACCTGCTGAACTGGTGTGTGCAGATTGCCAAG GGGATGAGCTACTTGGAGGATGTGCGGCTCGTGCACAGGGACCTGGCTGCCCGGAATGTGCTGGTCAAGAGTCCCAACCACGTCAAGATCACAGACTTTGGGCTGGCTCGGCTGCTGGACATTGATGAGACAGAGTACCACGCGGATGGGGGCAAG GTGCCCATCAAGTGGATGGCGTTGGAGTCCATTCTCCGCCGGCGGTTCACCCACCAGAGTGATGTGTGGAGCTATG GTGTGACTGTGTGGGAGCTGATGACTTTTGGGGCCAAACCTTACGATGGGATCCCAGCCCGGGAGATCCCTGACCTCCTGGAGAAGGGGGAACGGCTGCCCCAGCCCCCCATCTGCACCATTGATGTCTACATGATCATGGTCAAAT gtTGGATGATTGACTCTGAATGTCGGCCAAGGTTCCGGGAGTTGGTGGCCGAATTCTCCCGCATGGCCAGGGACCCCCAGCGCTTTGTGGTCATCCAG aaTGAAGACTTGGGCCCTACCAGCCCCTTGGACAGCACCTTCTACCGCTCACTGCTGGAGGATGATGACATGGGGGACCTGGTGGATGCTGAGGAGTACCTGGTACCCCAGCAAGGCTTCTTCTGCCCAGACCCTGCCCCGGGCTCTGGGGGCACAGCCCACCGCAGGCACCGCAGCACATCCACCAGG AGTGGCGGTGGTGAGCTGACACTGGGTCTGGAGCCCTCGGAGGAGGAGCCCCCCAGGTCTCCACTGGCACCTTCTGAAGGGGCTGGCTCTGATGTGTTTGACGGTGACTTGGGAATGGGGGCAGCCAAGGGGCTGCAGAACCTCCCCCAACATGACTCCAGCCCTCTACAGCGGTACAGCGAGGACCCCACAGTACCGCTTCCTCCCGAGACCGATGGCTACGTTGCCCCCCTGAcctgcagcccccagcccg AATACGTGAACCAGCCAGAGGTTCGGCCACAGCCCCCCTCACCCCTAGAGGGTCCTCGGCCTCCTCCTCGACCTGCCGGTTCCACTCTGGAAAGGCCCAAGACTCTCTCCCCTGGGAAGAATGGGGTTGTCAAAGACATTTTTGCCTTTGGGGCTGCCGTGGAGAACCCCGAGTACTTGGCACCCCGGGGCAGGGCTGCCCCTCAGTCCCACTCTTCTCCGGCCTTCAGCCCAGCCTTTGACAACCTCTATTACTGGGACCAGGACCCATCAGACCGGGGCTCTCCACCCAGCACCTTTGAAGGGACCCCTACGGCAGAGAACCCTGAGTACCTGGGTCTGGACATGCCAGTATGA